A genomic region of Parambassis ranga chromosome 7, fParRan2.1, whole genome shotgun sequence contains the following coding sequences:
- the ncoa6 gene encoding nuclear receptor coactivator 6 isoform X1 — protein sequence MALSCTPPEVSLRTEYLETDGESDRDSGVGEDAGEDSDNCHGCALTDEEMITNEDGTEENRRQEDFTVFVAFQGNMDDDDFSQKLDTVLNGIPDVLDMGSDQLQLKHVEPWNSVRVTFNIPRDAAERLRLLAQNNQQQLRDLGILSVQIEGEGAINVAMGPNRGQEVRVNGPIGAVGFPGQPGQGGVRMANPSMVPPGPGMAGQPMLPGSSGQVHPRIQRPPSQTDVMDPMMSGMPVQQQQLQHQQAGPHGPGPMPPQAAHPMQALQPGRPLNPAALQQLQQQHHQQQQAQQQAQLSQLGSRPPFNPSGQMAVPPGWNQLSSGVLQPPAAQGGPGWRKPPPQAQMVQRPPSLATVQTPSHPPPPYPFGSQQAGQVFNAMGQGQLQQQQQAGMGQFAAPQPKGQQVAPGGVAGPPRPPPPLPQTVPQGNLTAKSPGSSSSPFQQGSPGTPPMMAQRPTTPQGFPQGVGSPGRAALGQQGNMPQGFMGMPQHGQPGAQVHPGMPKRPMGFPNPNFVQGQVSASTPGTPVGGASQQLQSSQAMTHTGPQPSAPPPNSMQGPPHAQPNVMGVQSGMAGPPPGTTAGPSMGQQQPSLQTQMLGLQHQAQPVSSSPSQMVQGQGGGQTVLSRPLNQGQRGGMTPPKQMMPQQGQGVMHGQGQMVGGQGHQVMLLQQQQQQQQQQQQNSMMEQMVVNQIQGNKQAFGGKIPPGVMSGPMMRGPSPNVPGNMAQFQGQVGPQQMTPQQQQQMAQLQQQQLQQQQQHQLQQLQQQQQQQQHQQMNQSQQVPITGNPNQAIGMHGQQMRPPASHLIQQQLQQQQQLQQQQKQQQAMLQQQQQHAVQQHPHGMGDPNGGNGDLGVQQMVPNMQAEQQQGMMVGPQHMQMGNGHFPGHGMNFNAQFPGQMQMGGPCGQGGGFPVSKDVTLTSPLLVNLLQSDISASQFGPGGKQGTGGVNQAKPKKKKPARKKKPKEGEGQQQVEGLGGLDVAAGIEDSDLPNLAGEPGLGLDNSGQKLPDFANRPAGFPGQPGDQRVLQQAPMQFMQQQQQQQQQQQQQQQQQQPPQPQQQQHQQQIQQQMQQQQIQQQQMQHQQQMQQQMQQQQIQQQQQQQQQQQQQQQQLQQQQQQMQQQIQQMQMGLQNAQGQQVMTGPQAPGQSQPQMHPHQLQQQQTQQPHMQQQQQQMMMMLKMQQEQAKNRMPIPPGGQIPPRNMGNQPDVQRHPSQQGNMPVMISLQGHGGVPPSPDKARGMPLMVNPQLAGVARRMSHPDAGQGPQNTGSEDAPAGSHLKQDRPGGPEIGIQPGNGTQQIISNQGSNTHMMKQGPGPAQVPQHTGASPQQQLPTQPQQGGPMPGHHFPNVPTTTQSSRPKTPNRASPRPYHHPLTPTNRPPSTEPSEINLSPERLNASIAGLFPPKINIPLPPRQPNLNRGFDQQGLNPTTLKAIGQAPPNLTLPGNNNNVGAGGNNTNNNQQSFSASAGAGTAGPKQDKQAGGQGKRASPSNSRRSSPASSRKSATPSPGRQKGTKMAPITCPPQQQQLANPQGQTMMLSPTSVPQSPVSMPLQVSGGIEAQQNQSTLHGIQGNPSDGARESQGMMTAEQRQMPQPQAQLHAQLQAQVQSQPQPQAQPQPLRELSMPRMASPRLSVPQQPKSDLELQAPTVDRQPTHPVPMQDSEVSPALRTAPTSLNQLLDNTGVPNMLVRPTQNNTVRDVAGKESPKSALDQERPLHINSQSTDVSTSVTTAATISETDIKPKPAVPVATSSPNMQPASISTSHTLNNVNSNTTPSLNQNPISSLGVNASLTVNPTPALCSNNSTNTNTTPSVSPIQVTFGQNSSASTVSTSSNSSSALNPATSVLKPSPSPKPVTSVNSVIQIPASSNTGPPNQITVFVTSNPITSAPTPQAASMVSTMVAVPNKNMRPQDIRQQTPAPRPQFIATTPVFINPIFQVPSASGAPNTVVPQSVTMVGSIQVSSTNIQISPASSSIQASAANMTSTQPTRSIVGQVQIATSMSSSSTVGTVLATQQINPGAMKTETLGETGSAQKSALPVQQPSPHPSPSASSPFQPPLASPPCSSPGAVNAMRKSPMSPSPTAQVKTKPTQAAVAVSGTVDSVQSPVQGQTGSAPPRIFLPPATAIQIEAQAAHTTAVAASNVSLPVVSSPVSGSGQITVPTQIVAQAPLPAPALVSSPAQAVTSQAPVVTVVATMPVVSSSAMLPTVSPVQSPVPSIVPIVAAPGPAQEVSNTTSSPAANPSGIPSGQSDPPTVEPSMLPAAAPAETIETTSESTQHEVPAPQEPMSTEKTGEEVSSGSEQGWAKKRKTPINLVPRAPVEKPKGPSRRSSRAEKEVEEEPVADSGMRKRSARPGTSAAVKETGASPTQAKRRKSK from the exons AGTAGTGGACAGGTCCATCCACGAATTCAGAGACCACCATCACAAACAG ATGTGATGGATCCAATGATGTCAGGTATGCCAGTTCAGCAGCAACAACTTCAGCACCAGCAGGCTGGTCCCCATGGCCCAGGCCCCATGCCTCCTCAAGCTGCCCATCCCATGCAGGCTTTGCAGCCTGGGAGACCACTCAACCctgctgcactgcagcagctacaacaacagcaTCACCAACAGCAACAGGCCCAGCAGCAAGCTCAGCTTTCTCAGCTTGGTTCTAGACCCCCCTTTAACCCATCAGGTCAGATGGCTGTGCCTCCTGGATGGAATCAGTTGTCCTCTGGTGTCCTCCAGCCACCTGCTGCTCAAGGAGGCCCTGGCTGGAGAAAGCCTCCCCCCCAAGCTCAAATGGTTCAACGTCCACCTTCCCTTGCTACGGTTCAGACCCCCAGTCATCCTCCACCACCTTACCCATTTGGGAGTCAGCAGGCTGGGCAGGTATTTAATGCAATGGGACAAGGACagttacaacaacaacaacaggcagGAATGGGTCAGTTTGCTGCTCCACAGCCTAAAGGCCAACAGGTTGCCCCTGGTGGTGTGGCAGGACCACCCAGACCCCCTCCACCCCTTCCACAAACTGTGCCACAGGGGAACCTCACTGCCAAGTCCCCTGGCTCGTCCTCATCTCCTTTTCAACAGGGTTCACCTGGCACACCTCCTATGATGGCTCAGAGGCCTACGACTCCACAGGGCTTCCCCCAAGGTGTTGGTTCACCAGGAAGAGCTGCCCTCGGACAACAGGGTAATATGCCACAAGGATTCATGGGAATGCCCCAGCATGGACAACCTGGGGCCCAAGTTCACCCAG GCATGCCAAAGCGTCCCATGGGCTTTCCAAACCCGAATTTTGTTCAAGGTCAGGTGAGTGCCAGCACTCCAGGAACCCCTGTTGGAGGAGCAAGCCAGCAACTGCAGAGCAGCCAAGCAATGACTCACACAG GTCCTCAGCCATCAGCCCCCCCACCAAACTCAATGCAGGGGCCACCCCATGCTCAGCCTAATGTTATGGGTGTACAAAGTGGCATGGCAGGTCCTCCCCCAGGTACAACTGCAGGGCCCAGTATGGGCCAACAACAGCCTAGTCTTCAAACCCAGATGTTGGGCCTCCAGCATCAGGCCCAGCCTGTGTCTTCCTCCCCCAGCCAGATGGTTCAAGGCCAGGGTGGTGGTCAGACTGTCCTCTCAAGGCCTCTCAATCaagggcagagaggaggaatgaCCCCACCTAAGCAGATGATGCCTCAGCAAGGCCAGGGGGTGATGCATGGGCAAGGTCAGATGGTTGGAGGCCAAGGGCACCAGgtcatgctgctgcagcagcagcaacagcagcagcaacaacagcaacaaaactcAATGATGGAACAAATGGTTGTCAACCAGATACAAGGCAACAAGCAAGCATTTGGAGGAAAGATTCCACCTGGGGTCATGTCTGGACCAATGATGCGTGGTCCTTCACCAAATGTTCCAGGTAACATGGCTCAGTTCCAGGGCCAGGTTGGCCCTCAGCAGATGActccacaacaacagcagcaaatggcacagcttcagcaacagcagctacaacagcagcaacaacaccagTTGCAACAgctacaacagcagcaacaacagcaacaacaccaGCAGATGAATCAGTCACAGCAGGTTCCTATTACTGGTAATCCTAATCAAGCCATAGGCATGCATGGACAACAGATGAGACCTCCTGCCAGTCATCTTATTCAACAAcagttgcagcagcagcagcagttacagcagcaacagaaacaacaacaggccatgttacagcagcagcaacagcatgcAGTTCAGCAACATCCACATGGCATGGGAGATCCTAATGGTGGAAATGGGGATTTGGGGGTCCAACAAATGGTTCCTAATatgcaggcagagcagcagcaaggCATGATGGTAGGCCCTCAGCACATGCAGATGGGAAATGGCCACTTTCCAGGTCATGGCATGAACTTCAATGCGCAGTTCCCAGGCCAGATGCAAATGGGGGGACCCTGTGGACAGGGAGGAGGGTTTCCAGTCAGCAAGGATGTTACTCTCACTAGCCCTCTGCTGGTCAACCTGCTGCAGAGTGATATCTCAGCCAGCCAGTTTGGACCAGGAGGAAAACAGGGAACAGGTGGGGTAAATCAAGCCAaacctaaaaagaaaaaaccagCACGCAAGAAGAAGCCCAAAGAGGGAGAAGGACAACAGCAAGTAGAGGGACTTGg TGGGCTTGATGTAGCTGCTGGAATTGAGGATTCAGACCTCCCTAATCTGGCTGGAGAACCAGGTTTGGGCTTAGACAATTCAGGCCAGAAACTTCCTGATTTTGCtaacaggcctgcag GCTTTCCTGGCCAACCTGGAGACCAGAGAGTATTGCAGCAGGCTCCTATGCAATttatgcagcaacaacaacagcagcaacaacaacaacaacaacaacaacaacagcagcagccaccacaaccacaacagcagcagcatcaacagcaaatacaacaacaaatgcaacagcagcaaatacaacaacagcaaatgcagcatcagcagcaaatgcaacaacaaatgcaacagcagcaaatacaacaacaacaacagcagcagcagcagcaacaacaacagcagcaacagttacaacagcagcaacaacaaatgCAGCAACAGATACAGCAGATGCAGATGGGTCTCCAGAATGCTCAAGGGCAGCAGGTGATGACAGGGCCACAGGCTCCAGGACAAAGCCAGCCCCAAATGCACCCTCAtcagctacagcagcagcaaacacaacagccaCATATGCAACAGCAG CAacaacagatgatgatgatgctgaagatgcagcaggagcaggcaAAGAATCGCATGCCCATTCCTCCAGGAGGGCAGATTCCTCCTCGGAACATGGGCAATCAACCTGATGTGCAAAGGCATCCTTCTCAGCAGGGCAACATGCCTGTTATGATCAGCCTTCAGGGTCATGGAGGGGTTCCACCATCACCTGACAAAGCCAGGGGGATGCCGCTAATGGTGAACCCACAG CTTGCAGGCGTTGCGCGAAGAATGTCCCATCCTGATGCAGGGCAGGGTCCCCAGAACACTGGATCTGAAGATGCCCCTGCTGGTTCACATTTAAAACAAGACAGACCTGGTGGTCCAGAAATAGGGATTCAGCCTGGCAATGGAACCCAACAAATTATTTCCAATCAGGGCTCCAACACTCACATGATGAAGCAAGGCCCTGGTCCAGCACAAGTGCCCCAGCACACTGGAGCCAGTCCTCAGCAACAGTTACCCACTCAACCCCAGCAGGGAGGTCCGATGCCTGGTCATCATTTTCCTAATGTCCCCACAACTACACAGAGCTCAAGACCTAAAACCCCAAACAGAGCCAGCCCTAGGCCGTATCACCATCCTCTCACCCCAACTAATCGTCCACCCAGCACTGAACCCTCTGAAATTAATCTTTCACCTGAGAGGCTTAATGCTTCTATTGCAGGGCTGTTTCCACCAAAAATCAACATTCCTTTGCCTCCCAGGCAACCAAACTTAAACAGAGGATTTGACCAGCAAGGTCTGAACCCAACAACTTTAAAGGCCATTGGGCAGGCCCCCCCAAACTTAACTCTCccaggaaacaacaacaatgtcGGAGCAGGTGGAAATAACACTAACAACAATCAGCAATCTTTCTCTGCTAGTGCTGGTGCAGGGACTGCTGGTCCTAAACAGGACAAACAGGCTGGAGGGCAAGGTAAGAGGGCAAGTCCGAGCAATAGTCGGAGGTCAAGTCCAGCCTCTAGCCGCAAGTCGGCTACCCCAAGTCCAGGAAGACAAAAGGGGACTAAAATGGCCCCTATCACCTGCcctccccagcagcagcagttggcCAACCCTCAGGGGCAAACAATGATGCTAAGccctacctcagtacctcaaAGTCCAGTGTCTATGCCTTTACAAGTAAGTGGAGGGATAGAAGCACAACAAAACCAGAGCACCCTCCATGGCATTCAAGGTAACCCCTCTGATGGGGCTAGGGAAAGTCAGGGAATGATGACAGCAGAGCAACGGCAGATGCCCCAGCCTCAGGCTCAGCTTCATGCTCAGCTTCAGGCTCAGGTTCAGTCACAGCCACAACCACAAGCCCAGCCCCAGCCTTTGCGGGAGCTATCAATGCCCAGGATGGCAAGTCCTCGTCTCTCTGTACCTCAGCAGCCTAAATCTGACCTAGAACTGCAAGCTCCCACAGTTGATAGGCAACCAACACACCCAGTGCCTATGCAGGACTCTGAGGTCTCACCTGCTCTAAGAACGGCTCCAACCTCCCTCAACCAGTTACTAGATAACACTGGTGTTCCAAACATGCTTGTTCGGCCTACACAAAATAATACTGTCAGGGACGTCGCAGGAAAAGAAAGTCCCAAGTCTGCCTTGGATCAAGAAAGACCCCTTCACATCAATTCCCAAAGTACAGATGTATCAACATCTGTAACTACTGCTGCCACCATAAGTGAAACAGACATTAAGCCCAAACCTGCTGTCCCAGTCGCTACCAGTAGTCCTAACATGCAACCTGCCTCAATTTCCACCTCTCACACTCTAAATAACGTGAACTCAAATACTACTCCCAGCCTCAACCAAAACCCTATTTCAAGTCTTGGGGTTAATGCTAGTCTAACTGTAAACCCAACACCTGCTCTTTGTAGTAACAACAGTACTAACACTAATACTACCCCAAGTGTAAGCCCCATCCAGGTCACTTTTGGTCAGAACAGTTCTGCCTCAACAGTTAGCACCAGTTCTAATTCTAGCTCTGCTTTAAACCCAGCCACTTCAGTTCTAAAACCAAGCCCTAGTCCCAAACCTGTGACAAGTGTAAACTCAGTCATACAGATCCCTGCCTCTTCTAACACCGGGCCTCCCAACCAGATCACTGTGTTTGTCACATCAAACCCCATTACATCTGCCCCGACTCCACAGGCCGCATCTATGGTCTCCACTATGGTTGCTGTGCCTAACAAGAACATGAGACCCCAGGACATCCGGCAGCAGACCCCTGCCCCACGACCTCAATTTATTGCCACCACTCCTGTATTTATTAACCCAATTTTTCAGGTCCCAAGTGCATCTGGGGCTCCCAATACAGTTGTGCCACAGTCAGTCACCATGGTGGGGTCAATCCAGGTGTCTTCTACAAACATCCAAATTTCTCCTGCCTCAAGCTCTATCCAGGCTTCAGCAGCTAATATGACCAGTACTCAGCCCACTAGAAGTATTGTTGGACAGGTCCAAATTGCTACAAGTATGTCCTCATCTTCTACTGTTGGTACTGTACTGGCAACTCAGCAAATTAACCCTGGGGCTATGAAAACAGAAACTCTTGGTGAGACAGGTTCTGCTCAGAAATCTGCTCTTCCAGTTCAACAGCCCTCTCCACATCCAAGCCCATCAGCATCATCTCCCTTTCAGCCACCTCTGGCTTCTCCACCCTGCTCTAGTCCTGGAGCTGTTAATGCCATGCGAAAGAGCCCCATGTCTCCATCTCCTACTGCCCAGGTGAAAACTAAGCCTACACAGGCTGCTGTAGCTGTCTCTGGTACAGTTGACTCTGTGCAAAGTCCTGTACAGGGGCAAACAGGGTCTGCGCCACCACGCatctttcttcctcctgctaCAGCCATTCAGATTGAAGCTCAAGCTGCCCATACTACTGCTGTTGCTGCAAGCAATGTTTCTCTCCCTGTGGTCTCCTCCCCAGTATCAGGTTCAGGGCAAATAACTGTTCCTACTCAGATTGTTGCCCAGGCACCATTGCCTGCACCTGCTTTAGTCTCAAGCCCAGCACAGGCTGTAACGTCTCAAGCCCCTGTTGTCACTGTAGTGGCTACCATGCCTGTTGTCTCTAGTTCTGCCATGCTCCCTACTGTTTCTCCTGTCCAAAGTCCGGTACCGTCTATTGTCCCAATTGTTGCTGCGCCGGGACCTGCTCAGGAGGTTTCCAACACCACATCTTCTCCAGCTGCTAACCCAAGTGGCATTCCATCAGGCCAGTCTGACCCCCCAACTGTGGAGCCTTCCATGTTACCAGCTGCAGCACCTGCTGAAACCATAGAGACCACCTCGG AATCTACTCAACATGAAGTTCCTGCGCCACAGGAACCTATGTCCACTGAGAAGACTG GTGAAGAGGTCTCTTCAGGTTCTGAGCAGGG ATgggcaaagaaaagaaagacgcCCATCAACTTAGTCCCAAG GGCTCCTGTGGAGAAGCCCAAGGGGCCAAGCAGACGTAGCTCCCGGgcagagaaggaggtggaggaggagccagTAGCGGACAGTGGCATGAGGAAGAGATCAGCCAGGCCTGGAACCAGTGCTGCTGTAAAAG aaACTGGAGCGAGTCCCACCCAGGCAAAACGAAGGAAGTCCAAATAG